Proteins from one Panthera leo isolate Ple1 chromosome D1, P.leo_Ple1_pat1.1, whole genome shotgun sequence genomic window:
- the IRF7 gene encoding interferon regulatory factor 7 isoform X2 — protein MAAAPERGPPRPRFADWLLGEVGSGRYEGLRWLDAARTRFRVPWKHFARKDLGEADARIFKAWAVARGRWPPSNGGSHQLASEGPLRASWKTNFRCALHSTQRFVMLQDNSGDPTDPHKVYALSSALGWRGPGTNQGDEKAPEDARPLMGGFPRPCPAGAAAERQGPGLSSEPCAPSSPSGPTGNAGDLLLQALEQSCLEDHLLEAAWGLDPIPPEAPGPALPNMVPYLPRAVETAPSPRLQALQQAQVTDAGPAPALEPWQPPREVAPGIRTAGEVVAGPGHSQIGSLAEPGPGALEVTIMYKGRTVLQETVGRPSFVFLYGSPSPATEATEPQHVAFPSPAELPDQKQLHYTEKLLQHVAPGLQLELRGPRLWARRLGKCKVYWEVGGPLGSASPSTPPCLLQRNQDTPIFDFSAFFRELVEFRARRRRRSPHYTIYLGFGQDLSAGRPKEKSLVLVKLEPWLCRAHLEYVQREGVSSLDSSSLGLCLSSCNSLYEALEHFLMEVEQPA, from the exons ATGGCCGCGGCTCCCGAAAG GGGGCCCCCGCGCCCGCGGTTCGCGGACTGGCTTCTGGGGGAGGTCGGCAGCGGCCGCTACGAAGGCCTGCGGTGGCTGGACGCGGCCCGCACGCGCTTTCGCGTGCCTTGGAAGCACTTCGCGCGGAAGGACCTGGGCGAGGCCGACGCGCGCATCTTCAAG GCCTGGGCCGTGGCCCGCGGCAGGTGGCCGCCCAGCAACGGCGGAAGTCACCAGCTGGCTTCCGAAGGCCCGCTCCGCGCCAGCTGGAAAACCAACTTCCGCTGTGCGCTGCACAGCACCCAGCGCTTTGTGATGCTGCAAGACAACTCGGGGGACCCCACCGACCCGCATAAGGTGTACGCGCTCAGCTCCGCGCTGGGGTGGAGAG GCCCAGGCACTAACCAGGGGGACGAGAAGGCCCCGGAAGACGCCCGACCCTTGATG GGGGGGTTCCCTAGGCCATGCCCGGCAGGAGCTGCTGCTGAGAGGCAGGGGCCCGGGCTGAGCTCTGAGCCCTGTGCCCCCAGCTCCCCTTCGGGCCCCACTGGCAATGCTGGGGACCTCttgctccaggctctggagcagAGCTGCCTGGAGGACCATCTGCTGGAAGCTGCATGGGGGTTGGACCCGATCCCCCCGGAGGCCCCTG GCCCAGCGCTCCCCAACATGGTGCCATACCTGCCTAGGGCAGTGGagacagcccccagccccaggctgcagGCCCTGCAGCAGGCCCAGGTGACAG ACGCAGGCCCGGCCCCAGCCCTGGAGCCCTGGCAGCCCCCACGGGAGGTGGCGCCTGGCATCCGGACGGCAGGTGAGGTCGTGGCCGGGCCCGGCCACTCACAGATCGGGTCACTGGCAGAGCCCGGCCCGGGGGCCCTGGAGGTGACCATCATGTACAAGGGCCGCACAGTGCTGCAGGAGACCGTGGGGCGTCCGAGCTTCGTGTTTCTGTACGGGTCCCCCAGCCCCGCCACCGAGGCCACAGAGCCCCAGCACGTGGCCTTCCCGAGCCCGGCCGAGCTCCCGGACCAGAAGCAGCTTCACTACACAGAGAAGCTCTTGCAGCACGTGGCCCCCGGCCTGCAGCTGGAGCTCCGGGGGCCCAGGCTGTGGGCGCGGCGCCTGGGCAAATGCAAGGTCTACTGGGAGGTGGGCGGGCCCCTGGGCTCCGCCAGCCCCTCCACGCCCCCGTGCCTGCTGCAAAGGAACCAGGACACCCCCATCTTCGACTTCAGCGCCTTCTTCCGAG AGCTGGTAGAGTTCCGGGCTCGCCGGCGTCGGCGCTCCCCGCACTACACCATCTACCTGGGCTTTGGGCAGGACCTGTCGGCTGGGAGGCCCAAGGAGAAGAGCCTGGTCCTGGTGAAG CTGGAGCCGTGGCTGTGCCGGGCGCACCTGGAGTACGTGCAGCGAGAAGGCGTGTCCTCCCTGGACAGCAGCAGCCTCGGCCTCTGCCTGTCCAGCTGCAACAGCCTCTACGAGGCCCTGGAGCACTTCCTCATGGAGGTGGAACAGCCCGCCTAA
- the SCT gene encoding secretin → MRPLLLLLLLLPPLLLPGSAARPAPPRAPRHSDGTFTSELSRLRESARLQRLLQGLVGKRSELDTENGTSWTKSSEGRFCLQWPHSPALQAWMPLRDPLDEAWSPQLPPGPGSGAAFSQPAVPPAEMSRMRP, encoded by the exons ATGCggcccctgctgctgctgctgctgctgctgccgccgctgctgctgccgGGCTCCGccgcgcgccccgcgccccccaG ggccccgcGCCACTCGGATGGGACGTTCACCAGCGAGCTCAGCCGCCTGCGGGAGAGCGCGCGTCTGCAGCGACTGCTGCAGGGCCTGGTGGGGAAGCGCAG CGAGCTGGACACAGAGAACGGCACGAGCTGGACCAAGTCGTCTGAGGGCCGCTTCTGCCTGCAGTGGCCCCACTCGCCCGCCCTGCAGGCCTG GATGCCCCTGAGGGACCCCCTGGATGAGGCCTGGTCTCCCCAGCTGCCTCCTGGACCCGGGTCTGGGGCCGCATTTTCACAGCCGGCGGTGCCTCCTGCTGAGATGTCACGGATGAGGCCCTGA
- the CDHR5 gene encoding cadherin-related family member 5: MGAWALLLLLLVATAQAQVCSVSNTYFEVPENTNQSEPLADIYVPEGQQVTLGPSSTPLAFRIQGTQLFLNVTPDYEEHTMLQAQLECRRGDTVVTLLRVFVFVLDINDNAPVFPFVTKVENVSEDTKVNTIVVPETKLEAHDPDKSDILFYTLQEVTPGASNFFSLVGTNLPALRLDRSLDFYQCQNMTFQLLVRDTQEQNAAPSHTATATVILEVQPADLRPPWFLPCAYSDSHVCIQAEYHGAVPTGHTLQGPLTLRPGPIYAVDGDRGINQSILYSIVSERDDGTFAIDADSGNLTMTGAVRSPKTFTLLVKGEQADHARYSVTRVTIEARNANGSLLQFPESRYRGTVALGSGAGVPVRDAASPSQPLRIWAWDPEFPDFDSAITYRITNNTNFRMDGETVVTAALLADEGVFYAEVEATNTVTASGASTVVEIQVLQEEAPTPTGPPEPPTSPEAGGTSSRTTTAEAPRPPGPSQGSSTTRSGWSTGPHPPSGATLRPPASSTPGRPPSVGTGTSLPPASPSGGSTQTLKPRTSQPMSPGPSGAPQPSGTPEPGGGSTAGDSKPGVSHTEDQRFSTVEMAALGGVLGALLVLTLIALLILVHKHYGHRFKCCSGKAQEHQHPQLSGFDNQAFHAPQESNWAPAPSPSPAPTPAVAPEPAPPEPPSLQSLDPASESPEVARDGGGPAAMRSILTKERRPEGGYKAVWFGEDIGAEADVVVLNTPASDAAGAADSGSEDSSDEADAEAEGPGGGSRDDASSTYV; this comes from the exons ATGGGGGCTTgggccctgctgctgctgctgctcgtGGCCACGGCCCAGGCCCAGG TCTGCTCTGTGAGCAACACCTACTTCGAAGTCCCGGAGAACACGAATCAGAGCGAGCCCCTGGCTGACATCTATGTCCCTGAAGGCCAGCAGGTGACCCTCGGACCCTCATCCACCCCCTTGGCGTTTCGGATCCAGGGGACTCAGCTGTTCCTCAATGTGACTCCTGACTATGAG gaACACACGATGCTGCAGGCACAGCTGGAGTGCAGAAGAGGTGACACCGTG GTGACCCTGCTGAgggtgtttgtgtttgtgttggaCATCAATGACAATGCACCCGTGTTCCCCTTCGTGACCAAGGTTGAGAATGTCTCTGAG GACACTAAGGTGAACACCATCGTCGTCCCTGAGACCAAGCTGGAGGCCCACGATCCCGACAAGAGTGACATCTTGTTCTATACCCTCCAGGAGGTGACCCCG ggcGCCAGTAACTTCTTCTCCTTGGTGGGCACCAACCTCCCCGCTCTGCGGCTGGACCGGTCCCTGGACTTCTACCAGTGTCAGAACATGACCTTCCAGCTGCTGGTGCGG GACACACAGGAGCAGAACGCAGCACCCAGCCACACGGCCACGGCCACCGTGATCCTGGAGGTGCAGCCTGCTGACCTTCGGCCCCCCTGGTTCCTGCCCTGTGCCTATTCAGACTCTCACGTCTGCATCCAAGCCGAGTACCACGGGGCTGTCCCCACAGGGCACACGCTG CAAGGCCCCCTCACCCTGCGTCCTGGGCCCATCTATGCCGTGGACGGGGACCGGGGCATCAACCAGAGCATCCTCTATAGCATCGTGAGTG AACGAGACGACGGCACGTTTGCCATAGACGCTGACTCGGGCAACCTCACCATGACCGGGGCCGTCCGCAGCCCAAAGACCTTCACTCTGCTGGTCAAG gGCGAGCAGGCCGACCACGCCCGCTACTCGGTGACCCGGGTCACGATCGAGGCCCGAAATGCCAACGGGAGCCTGCTCCAGTTCCCCGAGAGCCGGTACCGCGGCACCGTGGCTCTCGGCTCTGGCGCGGGCGTCCCGGTCAGGGACgcagcctccccctcccagcctctgaGGATCTGGGCCTGGGACCCTGAGTTCCCG GACTTCGACTCCGCCATCACCTATCGTATCACCAATAACACCAACTTCCGGATGGATGGCGAGACCGTGGTGACCGCTGCCCTGCTGGCAGACGAGGGGGTCTTCTATGCAGAG gtTGAGGCCACGAACACAGTGACCGCAAGTGGGGCAAGCACAGTGGTGGAAATACAGGTCCTACAAGAGGAGGCGCCCACCCCCACAG gccccccagagcCCCCCACATCCCCAGAGGCTGGAGGAACATCGAGCAGAACCACCACTGCGGAAGCCCCCAGGCCCCCGGGGCCCTCTCAGGGGTCCTCCACGACCCGTTCTGGGTGGAGCACCGGCCCGCACCCTCCCTCGGGCGCAACTCTGAGGCCACCTGCCTCATCTACACCTGGGAGGCCCCCCAGTGTGGGAACTGGcacctccctcccaccagcctcACCCAGCGGGGGCTCAACACAGACGCTGAAGCCAAGAACCTCTCAGCCGATGTCCCCCGGGCCCAGCGGGGCCCCCCAGCCCTCAG GGACGCcagagcctggaggaggcagcacGGCAGGGGACAGCAAGCCAGGTGTCAGCCACACTGAGGACCAGCGCTTCTCCACCGTGGAGATGGCGGCCCTGGGCGGGGTGCTGGGCGCGCTGCTGGTTCTGACTCTGATCGCCCTCCTGATCCTCGTCCATAAGCATTATGGCCACCGGTTCAAGTGCTGCTCTGGTAAAGCTCAG gagCACCAGCACCCCCAGCTCTCGGGCTTTGACAACCAGGCCTTCCATGCTCCCCAAGAGTCCAACTGGGCACCGGctcccagcccctcacctgcccccaccccggctgTGGCCCCGGAGCCTGCGCCCCCGGAGCCCCCCAGCCTCCAGTCCCTGGACCCTGCCTCCGAGTCCCCCGAGGTGGCCCGGGATGGGGGCGGCCCCGCGGCTATGAGGTCCATCCTGACCAAGGAGCGGCGGCCCGAGGGCGGCTACAAGGCCGTGTGGTTTGGCGAGGACATCGGGGCCGAGGCCGACGTGGTGGTCCTCAACACGCCCGCCTCGGACGCGGCCGGCGCTGCCGACTCCGGCAGCGAGGACAGCAGTGACGAGGCCGACGCCGAGGCCGAGGGCCCGGGCGGGGGTTCCCGCGACGACGCCAGCTCCACCTACGTGTAG
- the IRF7 gene encoding interferon regulatory factor 7 isoform X1 translates to MAAAPERGPPRPRFADWLLGEVGSGRYEGLRWLDAARTRFRVPWKHFARKDLGEADARIFKAWAVARGRWPPSNGGSHQLASEGPLRASWKTNFRCALHSTQRFVMLQDNSGDPTDPHKVYALSSALGWREGPGTNQGDEKAPEDARPLMGGFPRPCPAGAAAERQGPGLSSEPCAPSSPSGPTGNAGDLLLQALEQSCLEDHLLEAAWGLDPIPPEAPGPALPNMVPYLPRAVETAPSPRLQALQQAQVTDAGPAPALEPWQPPREVAPGIRTAGEVVAGPGHSQIGSLAEPGPGALEVTIMYKGRTVLQETVGRPSFVFLYGSPSPATEATEPQHVAFPSPAELPDQKQLHYTEKLLQHVAPGLQLELRGPRLWARRLGKCKVYWEVGGPLGSASPSTPPCLLQRNQDTPIFDFSAFFRELVEFRARRRRRSPHYTIYLGFGQDLSAGRPKEKSLVLVKLEPWLCRAHLEYVQREGVSSLDSSSLGLCLSSCNSLYEALEHFLMEVEQPA, encoded by the exons ATGGCCGCGGCTCCCGAAAG GGGGCCCCCGCGCCCGCGGTTCGCGGACTGGCTTCTGGGGGAGGTCGGCAGCGGCCGCTACGAAGGCCTGCGGTGGCTGGACGCGGCCCGCACGCGCTTTCGCGTGCCTTGGAAGCACTTCGCGCGGAAGGACCTGGGCGAGGCCGACGCGCGCATCTTCAAG GCCTGGGCCGTGGCCCGCGGCAGGTGGCCGCCCAGCAACGGCGGAAGTCACCAGCTGGCTTCCGAAGGCCCGCTCCGCGCCAGCTGGAAAACCAACTTCCGCTGTGCGCTGCACAGCACCCAGCGCTTTGTGATGCTGCAAGACAACTCGGGGGACCCCACCGACCCGCATAAGGTGTACGCGCTCAGCTCCGCGCTGGGGTGGAGAG AAGGCCCAGGCACTAACCAGGGGGACGAGAAGGCCCCGGAAGACGCCCGACCCTTGATG GGGGGGTTCCCTAGGCCATGCCCGGCAGGAGCTGCTGCTGAGAGGCAGGGGCCCGGGCTGAGCTCTGAGCCCTGTGCCCCCAGCTCCCCTTCGGGCCCCACTGGCAATGCTGGGGACCTCttgctccaggctctggagcagAGCTGCCTGGAGGACCATCTGCTGGAAGCTGCATGGGGGTTGGACCCGATCCCCCCGGAGGCCCCTG GCCCAGCGCTCCCCAACATGGTGCCATACCTGCCTAGGGCAGTGGagacagcccccagccccaggctgcagGCCCTGCAGCAGGCCCAGGTGACAG ACGCAGGCCCGGCCCCAGCCCTGGAGCCCTGGCAGCCCCCACGGGAGGTGGCGCCTGGCATCCGGACGGCAGGTGAGGTCGTGGCCGGGCCCGGCCACTCACAGATCGGGTCACTGGCAGAGCCCGGCCCGGGGGCCCTGGAGGTGACCATCATGTACAAGGGCCGCACAGTGCTGCAGGAGACCGTGGGGCGTCCGAGCTTCGTGTTTCTGTACGGGTCCCCCAGCCCCGCCACCGAGGCCACAGAGCCCCAGCACGTGGCCTTCCCGAGCCCGGCCGAGCTCCCGGACCAGAAGCAGCTTCACTACACAGAGAAGCTCTTGCAGCACGTGGCCCCCGGCCTGCAGCTGGAGCTCCGGGGGCCCAGGCTGTGGGCGCGGCGCCTGGGCAAATGCAAGGTCTACTGGGAGGTGGGCGGGCCCCTGGGCTCCGCCAGCCCCTCCACGCCCCCGTGCCTGCTGCAAAGGAACCAGGACACCCCCATCTTCGACTTCAGCGCCTTCTTCCGAG AGCTGGTAGAGTTCCGGGCTCGCCGGCGTCGGCGCTCCCCGCACTACACCATCTACCTGGGCTTTGGGCAGGACCTGTCGGCTGGGAGGCCCAAGGAGAAGAGCCTGGTCCTGGTGAAG CTGGAGCCGTGGCTGTGCCGGGCGCACCTGGAGTACGTGCAGCGAGAAGGCGTGTCCTCCCTGGACAGCAGCAGCCTCGGCCTCTGCCTGTCCAGCTGCAACAGCCTCTACGAGGCCCTGGAGCACTTCCTCATGGAGGTGGAACAGCCCGCCTAA